ctacagaaaggacaaaattagctgggcgtgatggtgcgcctgtagtcccagctactggggcagGCGGAAGGGGCTGAGAGACAGGAAgattcttgaacccaggaagttgaggctgcagtcagctgagatcatgccactgcactccagcctgggtgacaaagtgagactctgttaaaaaaataaaaaaataaaataaaataaaaactaaagaataatctcaggttgggcacagtagctcatgtctgtaatgtcaacattttgggaggccaaggcaggtgaatcacttgaggtcagtagttcaagaccagcctggccaacatagtgaaacccatctctacaaaaaatacaaaaattagctgggcatagtggcttaagcctgtagtcccagttacatgggaggctaaggcaggagaatcacttgaacccaggaagcggaggttccagtgagctgagatagtgccactgcactctgtcctgggcaacggagtgagactccctctcaaaaaaacaaaaacaaacaaatctctcagaggtaaaaatatttgtatatttttacaattttggATAAAGTAAGTCGTTAGTATGTATAACAGTGAagaatggcaatttttttttaaaaaaaagatggggtttcaccatgatggccaggcaagtcttgaactcctgacctcaggtgatccacccacttcagcctcccaaagtgctaggattacatgagccaccgtgcccggccaaaaaaggcaatttttaataaaaacgaagtattaatgaaaaataattgcaaattaaaattatctaaatgagatatttaaatacatagaatGTAAAAGAGAAAGTTATCAATCACCTCGATATGGTTAATAGTCCTGTCCTGGCAAATGGCCTCATGCTTGATGAGTGGGGAAAAGAAGTGGTTTAAGAGCCCCTTCATGGGAAGTCTGACTACAAACAGGGCAGACTTTCATTAAACGTTCGGGGTTGGTTGTCATGGGGAGGAGGGGCAGTGTGTGTAagttttttattgagacggagtttcgctctcgttacccaggctggagtgcaatggcgcgatctcggctcaccgcaacctccacctcccgggttcaggcaactctcctgcctcagcctcctgagtagctgggattacaggcacgcaccaccacgcccagctaattttttgtattttaagtagagacggggtttcactatgttgaccaggatggtctcgatctcttgacctcgtgatccacctgtctcggtctcccaaagtgctgggattataggcttgagtcaccacgcccggccaatatagattatatttaaaagtgtgtgctgtgtgtggtaaTTATACTGTGCATAACATGAAAATAATTGTGGAATGAAAATTAGTTATTTGTTGATGAAAAGTGAAACAGATGCAATTCCTaacagacaaaatatatgaacaaacattttatcaaagaagacatacagctggcaaataaacacatgaaaatgttTAGTATCACGAATCCTTagggaaatgcaattaaaactaCTGCACACTTATTAAAAGGGTAAATTCTAAAAGATAGACCATACCAActattggcaaggatgtagaaaaGCTGAATTCTCATACATTCCCAGTAGGTAAGCAAGAGCAAACCGCCATTTTAGATCAATTTGGTCATTTCTTAATAAGTCAAACATTCACTTATCCTGTGTCTCAGGCACTGCACAAGGGAAgtgaaaaactatatatatgaagaattgtatgtttgtagcagctttatttacaatagccaaaactAGACATAAACTAAATGCTCATAAACAAGTGGATAACAAACAGTATATCCATAAAAAATGTACCACTCAGCAATAAGAATGAACAACTCATAAAGCTTCATTgaagaatctcaaaataattatgcatcataaatgaaactggagaaaaaaagacattttataaatcaAATCATAGAAAATACAAGCTAACCTATTATAAATGAAGGTATAAATCAATGTTTGCCTTGAGGgccagagaggggagggagagattAGAAAGAGGCCTGAGGTATATGAGAGGTGACTGGTATGTTCATTGTAATGATGATGACATAATCTTTTGACTAGGTTTGGTAACCTTACAttaactctatttcttttttttttttttttttttttgagacggagtttcactcttgttacccaggctggagtgcaatggcgcgatctcggctcaccgcaacctccgcctcctgggttcaggcaattctcctgcctcagcctcctgagtagctgggattacaggcacgcgccaccatgcccagctaattttttttgtatttctagtagagacggggtttcaccatgttgaccaggttggtctcgatctctcgaccttgtgatccacccgcctcggcctcccaaagtgctgggattacaggcttgagccaccgcgcccggcattaaCTCTATTTCTTTCCTGATGACCTTGGAGGGACAACTTGCCTCAGTGGGCCGCAAATATTGGTAATCAATGAAACTGATTTGAATTTATTCACAGGATGATGTTAGGTTACAAAGCCACATTCCTGGAAGGAcaccccccaccccttttttctATGCTTGTTTTCCTGACCTATGCAGCAATGGCCTTGAGGTAGACATCCCAGAAGGGCTACTTGAATACACAAAACCTTTAGACTGTCATTTTTGACAGTCACCTCAGCTACAAAGAGTACACAAGCCTGGAAACTCTGAGGATGTCTGTACTCACTGATCCTGCAAAATTACTAGAACGTATTACAAGGGGCATATTCCATCTAGTTTGATGCAGTCTCCATCACTCCCTACTAATCCACATACTTGGTTTCCATACTAATTACGgttcccccattttacagagacaGTAGCCTACTAAACTGCATTGGGGCACTTGGCTCCTTGGCAGAAGCTGGGGCAGACTGCCTCAACAGTGCTGTTATTATGTAATAATCCCTGTGGACAAGAACAAAATTCATCTTGTTCCCAGAAGCACTGGTGTTTGTCACATCTATTTCCCACTTCCTCAGAGTGTCCTTTGAGCCCACAAAAAAATCTTGGCATCCAGTCCACAAATTAAGACCATAAAACCCTGCAGTATTTCCTAGAGAGCCTTGGGCaataattcaaattcaaattaggCAAACACTGGAAAGACAGCTGTATTTTTCTACTATACTGTTGTCTCTGAGGCATACAAATAATGTGACAACTCCCCCTCCAAAGGTGTTTTCTCCATAAAGCTGGCAGCGCCCAGTTCTGTTTTGGAACTACCTCAACAGTGAATAAAACACCAACATAAAAGGTAGATTAAATAATAATGACTTTATTATtgtaaaaaacaaagcaaggtgACGTAAGCAGTTCCCAAGTTGGTGACTTagaggctggaaaaaaaaaaaacacggagGTGTCACATGAAACCAACATGTCCCAAAAAAGATAGTCCTTCTTGGCAAGTTGCCAACAACACTCCTATTGGGTTCTCTGGCACAAAGCTGAGTCAAGTTATCTAACTTCTCAGATAGGAAGGCAAATATTCATGATTTCTTCCAGCAAAGGGGGAGAAATAGAAGTCTGCTTTTTTGAGTAGGTTAAGGTGATACATGATGCACACTATGTGGACCTCATAGGTGGTAGACATGATACGGCTTCTGTCTCAGAAACTGTCAATGACATAAATGGCAAGAACCATAAATGGCAGGTGAGAAAGTGTAACACTTTCTAAATGGCACGTTAGAAAGTTTAACACCTACCTGGAACCTAAGGGGAATCTGCCCACTGTGTATCTTCAGATGTTGGAGCTTCCAATTCAGGTACATATTTCTCTCAAAAAATAGGTGTACTCCTCCAGCATAATTACACTAAAAGAAAACTGCATATTCTCAGTACAGCTAAGGCGTTTCCCCAGTGTGAACTCTCTGGTGTTGAATGAGAACAGATTTGCAACCAAAGGATTTCCCACACTCACTGCATTGATAAGGCCTTTTTCCAGTGTGTACTCTCCGGTGTTGAATGAGGCTAGAACTTTGGCTAAAGgatttcccacattcactgcactcataaggcctttctccagtgtgaactctcAGGTGTTTAATGAGGTTAGATTTACAGCTAAAGGATTTGCTACATTCACTGCACTCAACAggtctttctccagtgtgaactctctGGTGGTTCTTAAGGTTGGAACTATGGCTAAAGGACTTCCCACATTCCCCACATACATAAGGCCTTTCCCCTGTGTGGACTTTCCGATGTGAACTGAAGCTGGAGCTTTGCTTAAATGATTTCCCACATTTACTGCATTCATAGggtctttctccagtgtgaaGTCTCCGGTGATGAATGAGGCTGGAGCTACGACTAAAGGattttccacattcactgcactcgtgaggcctttctccagtgtgaactctctGGTGGTAAATGAGGCTGAAGTTTTGGCTAAAAGATTTCCCACATTCGGTGCACTCATAAGGCCTTTCGCCAGTGTGAACTCTGCGATGCTGCATGAGGTTAGACCTTTGGCTAAAACATTTCCCACATTCCCCACATtcataaggcctttctccagtgtgaacttTCCTATGGCTATTGAGGCTATAGATCTGACTAAAGGATTTCCCACATTCAGGGCACTCAAaaggcctttctccagtgtgaactctctGATGTATAATGAAACTGGAGTAGTACGTAAAGAACTTTCCACATTCATTGCATTCATAAGGCCTTTCTTCACTGTGGACTTTCTGGTGCTGAATAAGGTTACATCTTCGTGTACATGCTTTCCCACATTTGTTGCACTCAAAAAGCCCTTCTCTAGTGAGGATTCTCTGGTCCTGAACAAGTGTCTCTGTGTGGCTAAAGGCTTTATTGCATTTTCCACAGTTGTGATGACTTTTTCCACTGTAAAAGGCCACCCCACACTTGTTAATGTTATTTGGCTTCTCCACTGTTTGAGCGGCCTCTTGATGGAGAaacctcatgttggccaggaagccTTTCTCAATCTCCCTGCAGGTGAAGGGCTTCTCTGACAGAGGGACTGTGAAACTCTTTGTAAATGAGGCTGTGTCCACATAACTTCTAAAAGGTGCTTCTTTAATGTGCTGCCTCTGGTGCTGCTGAAGATTTGCACTGATGTAGAATTGTTCTCCACATGTGTGTAGTTTCTGCCTACAATTTGTTCCTTGGTGTTGGGCCAAGTGCAAAATATC
This genomic interval from Saimiri boliviensis isolate mSaiBol1 chromosome 14, mSaiBol1.pri, whole genome shotgun sequence contains the following:
- the LOC101049058 gene encoding uncharacterized protein LOC101049058 isoform X1 yields the protein MKARESGLRVGGRVAREAGLGIAVLGLPPGRPPRPVQFRPPTRVATALTDPAPGSVTFEDVAVYFSWEEWDLLDETQKHLYFDVMLQNFVLTSSLGYWRGLEHEEAPSSSVGTDILQRISVKGVPQFRTSKEGSSSQNAYSCEICGLVFRDILHLAQHQGTNCRQKLHTCGEQFYISANLQQHQRQHIKEAPFRSYVDTASFTKSFTVPLSEKPFTCREIEKGFLANMRFLHQEAAQTVEKPNNINKCGVAFYSGKSHHNCGKCNKAFSHTETLVQDQRILTREGLFECNKCGKACTRRCNLIQHQKVHSEERPYECNECGKFFTYYSSFIIHQRVHTGERPFECPECGKSFSQIYSLNSHRKVHTGERPYECGECGKCFSQRSNLMQHRRVHTGERPYECTECGKSFSQNFSLIYHQRVHTGERPHECSECGKSFSRSSSLIHHRRLHTGERPYECSKCGKSFKQSSSFSSHRKVHTGERPYVCGECGKSFSHSSNLKNHQRVHTGERPVECSECSKSFSCKSNLIKHLRVHTGERPYECSECGKSFSQSSSLIQHRRVHTGKRPYQCSECGKSFGCKSVLIQHQRVHTGETP
- the LOC101049058 gene encoding uncharacterized protein LOC101049058 isoform X2 yields the protein MRTWRQREGSVTFEDVAVYFSWEEWDLLDETQKHLYFDVMLQNFVLTSSLGYWRGLEHEEAPSSSVGTDILQRISVKGVPQFRTSKEGSSSQNAYSCEICGLVFRDILHLAQHQGTNCRQKLHTCGEQFYISANLQQHQRQHIKEAPFRSYVDTASFTKSFTVPLSEKPFTCREIEKGFLANMRFLHQEAAQTVEKPNNINKCGVAFYSGKSHHNCGKCNKAFSHTETLVQDQRILTREGLFECNKCGKACTRRCNLIQHQKVHSEERPYECNECGKFFTYYSSFIIHQRVHTGERPFECPECGKSFSQIYSLNSHRKVHTGERPYECGECGKCFSQRSNLMQHRRVHTGERPYECTECGKSFSQNFSLIYHQRVHTGERPHECSECGKSFSRSSSLIHHRRLHTGERPYECSKCGKSFKQSSSFSSHRKVHTGERPYVCGECGKSFSHSSNLKNHQRVHTGERPVECSECSKSFSCKSNLIKHLRVHTGERPYECSECGKSFSQSSSLIQHRRVHTGKRPYQCSECGKSFGCKSVLIQHQRVHTGETP
- the LOC101049058 gene encoding uncharacterized protein LOC101049058 isoform X3, which encodes MLQNFVLTSSLGYWRGLEHEEAPSSSVGTDILQRISVKGVPQFRTSKEGSSSQNAYSCEICGLVFRDILHLAQHQGTNCRQKLHTCGEQFYISANLQQHQRQHIKEAPFRSYVDTASFTKSFTVPLSEKPFTCREIEKGFLANMRFLHQEAAQTVEKPNNINKCGVAFYSGKSHHNCGKCNKAFSHTETLVQDQRILTREGLFECNKCGKACTRRCNLIQHQKVHSEERPYECNECGKFFTYYSSFIIHQRVHTGERPFECPECGKSFSQIYSLNSHRKVHTGERPYECGECGKCFSQRSNLMQHRRVHTGERPYECTECGKSFSQNFSLIYHQRVHTGERPHECSECGKSFSRSSSLIHHRRLHTGERPYECSKCGKSFKQSSSFSSHRKVHTGERPYVCGECGKSFSHSSNLKNHQRVHTGERPVECSECSKSFSCKSNLIKHLRVHTGERPYECSECGKSFSQSSSLIQHRRVHTGKRPYQCSECGKSFGCKSVLIQHQRVHTGETP
- the LOC101049058 gene encoding uncharacterized protein LOC101049058 isoform X5, giving the protein MRFLHQEAAQTVEKPNNINKCGVAFYSGKSHHNCGKCNKAFSHTETLVQDQRILTREGLFECNKCGKACTRRCNLIQHQKVHSEERPYECNECGKFFTYYSSFIIHQRVHTGERPFECPECGKSFSQIYSLNSHRKVHTGERPYECGECGKCFSQRSNLMQHRRVHTGERPYECTECGKSFSQNFSLIYHQRVHTGERPHECSECGKSFSRSSSLIHHRRLHTGERPYECSKCGKSFKQSSSFSSHRKVHTGERPYVCGECGKSFSHSSNLKNHQRVHTGERPVECSECSKSFSCKSNLIKHLRVHTGERPYECSECGKSFSQSSSLIQHRRVHTGKRPYQCSECGKSFGCKSVLIQHQRVHTGETP